Proteins encoded by one window of Bacillus sp. DTU_2020_1000418_1_SI_GHA_SEK_038:
- the ptsP gene encoding phosphoenolpyruvate--protein phosphotransferase: protein MTNEIPGIAASNGIAIGKAFLLEKLELTIEKNVISNTDAEVLRFEQALKKSKEELKRIKEHTRYEIGEEEAAIFEAHLLVLNDPELLNPIKEKITDEQLNAEYALNQVAMMFISMFEAMDNEYMKERATDIRDVTKRVLSHLLNVSVSDPSLIAEEVIVIADDLTPSDTAQLNRQFVKGFSTNIGGRTSHSAIMARSLEIPAVVGTKTITETIKNGDMLIVDGFNGKVIINPSTEIVESYQEKKAACELQKGEWAKLVHKQTVTACGQYVKLGANIGTPDDISAVLENGAEAIGLYRTEFLYMGRETLPTEEEQFQAYKAVLHSMNGKSVVVRTLDIGGDKELPYLEMPKEINPFLGFRAIRLCLEAQDIFRTQLKALLRASIYGNLKIMFPMIATLEEFRQAKAILLDEKMKLVRKGVEVSNNIEVGMMVEVPSTAVMADLFAKEVDFFSIGTNDLIQYTMAADRMNERVSYLYQPYNPAILRLVKNVIDAAHKDGKWVGMCGEMAGDEIAIPILLALGLDEFSMSAASILKARSQISRLSKSVIENHIKFILSMSTADEVYHYIKNSFV from the coding sequence ATCACTAACGAGATACCTGGTATAGCCGCATCAAACGGTATTGCCATTGGAAAAGCATTTCTGCTAGAAAAACTTGAATTAACGATAGAGAAAAATGTAATATCAAATACGGATGCAGAGGTATTACGTTTTGAGCAAGCTCTTAAAAAATCAAAAGAAGAGCTTAAGAGAATTAAAGAACATACTCGTTATGAAATAGGCGAGGAAGAAGCAGCAATTTTTGAAGCCCACCTTCTCGTGTTAAATGACCCTGAGCTCTTGAATCCGATTAAAGAAAAAATAACTGATGAACAATTAAACGCAGAATATGCCTTAAATCAAGTAGCAATGATGTTTATTAGTATGTTTGAAGCTATGGATAATGAGTATATGAAAGAGCGTGCAACGGATATTCGTGATGTAACTAAACGCGTCCTTTCCCATTTATTAAATGTGAGTGTTTCAGATCCAAGCTTAATTGCGGAAGAAGTGATTGTCATTGCTGATGACTTAACACCGTCCGATACTGCACAGTTAAATAGACAATTTGTTAAAGGGTTTTCGACAAATATTGGAGGCCGAACATCGCATTCGGCGATTATGGCTCGATCACTCGAAATTCCCGCAGTCGTAGGGACAAAAACAATTACAGAAACGATCAAAAATGGTGATATGCTAATTGTAGACGGCTTTAATGGAAAAGTCATTATCAACCCAAGTACGGAAATAGTAGAGTCTTACCAAGAGAAAAAAGCTGCCTGCGAGTTACAAAAAGGAGAATGGGCAAAGCTTGTTCATAAGCAAACCGTGACCGCATGTGGTCAGTATGTAAAGCTTGGGGCAAATATCGGAACCCCTGATGATATAAGTGCGGTGTTGGAAAATGGTGCTGAAGCGATTGGATTATATCGCACTGAGTTCCTATACATGGGGCGTGAAACACTTCCAACAGAAGAAGAACAATTCCAAGCCTATAAAGCTGTTTTACATTCGATGAATGGAAAGTCTGTAGTTGTTCGTACATTAGATATTGGCGGAGATAAGGAGCTGCCATATCTTGAAATGCCGAAAGAAATAAATCCGTTCTTAGGATTTAGAGCGATTCGCTTATGTTTAGAAGCCCAAGACATTTTTCGAACGCAATTAAAGGCCCTCTTGCGTGCGAGCATTTACGGAAACTTAAAAATCATGTTCCCGATGATCGCAACCCTAGAAGAGTTCCGGCAAGCAAAAGCTATATTATTAGATGAAAAAATGAAGCTTGTTAGAAAAGGTGTAGAGGTTTCTAACAATATCGAAGTAGGGATGATGGTGGAAGTTCCATCAACAGCAGTAATGGCGGACCTTTTCGCAAAAGAAGTAGACTTTTTTTCTATTGGAACAAATGATTTAATTCAATATACCATGGCAGCAGACCGTATGAACGAGCGCGTTTCTTATTTGTACCAGCCATATAACCCAGCTATTCTTCGACTAGTTAAAAATGTGATTGATGCTGCACATAAGGATGGAAAATGGGTAGGGATGTGCGGAGAAATGGCAGGAGACGAAATCGCCATTCCTATCTTGCTTGCTCTAGGATTAGATGAATTTTCAATGAGTGCAGCATCTATCTTGAAGGCACGCTCTCAAATAAGCAGGCTATCAAAATCTGTCATTGAAAACCATATCAAATTCATTCTTTCCATGTCCACAGCAGATGAAGTATATCATTATATAAAAAACTCATTCGTTTAA
- a CDS encoding phosphocarrier protein HPr: MTEKNFIIAADAGIHARPATVLVQTASKFAANIKIEYKGKAINLKSIMGVLSLGIPKNAAIKITADGSDEVEAVNMIEAVILKEGLAE; the protein is encoded by the coding sequence ATGACCGAGAAAAATTTTATTATTGCAGCAGATGCAGGCATTCATGCAAGACCGGCAACCGTATTAGTACAAACAGCTAGCAAATTCGCTGCTAATATCAAGATAGAGTATAAGGGAAAAGCAATAAACTTAAAATCTATTATGGGGGTCCTGTCTTTAGGAATTCCTAAAAATGCTGCAATCAAAATTACAGCGGATGGTTCAGATGAAGTTGAAGCAGTAAATATGATAGAAGCTGTTATTCTAAAAGAAGGTTTGGCAGAATGA
- a CDS encoding fructose-specific PTS transporter subunit EIIC: MRVTELLTNETILLSINGTGKQDAINSLIDALDKAGKLNDRILFKEAILKRESQSTTGIGDGIAIPHAKTEAVKEPAIAFGKSAEGIDFQSLDGKPAHLFFMIAVPDGANNTHLEALSRLSSILMIDDARKKLIEAASAQEVLAIIDSYDEDDEEENASISESKRFIVAVTACPTGIAHTYMAADSLKAKAAEMGVDIKVETNGSSGAKNVLTKEEIENAEAIIVAADTKVEMERFSGKHVLQTAVADGIRKPQELIEKALKQEAPIYHSKNENTSSPEGKSTKQKVGVYKHLMNGVSNMLPFVVGGGILIAISFMFGYNASNPDDPSYHPIAEALMTIGGGNAFGLIIPILAAFIAMSIADRPGFAPGAVGGMMAASGGAGFLGGIIAGFLAGYLVIGLKKSFSRLPSSLDGIKTILLYPLFSIALTGILMLYVVNKPVGALNTAITNLLSDLGTGNAVLLGAILGLMMAFDMGGPVNKAAYVFGTGLLASGVYESMAAIMAGGMVPPLAIALATTIFKGKFTKQELESGKTNYIMGLSFITEGAIPFAAADPIRVIPSLMIGSAVAGAISMMAHIGLRAPHGGVFVVPFVEGSWLLYLLAIIIGAFISALLIGLLKNPLKQN, translated from the coding sequence TTGAGAGTAACGGAATTGTTAACAAATGAGACGATTCTTCTTTCTATAAACGGAACTGGAAAGCAGGATGCAATTAACAGTCTAATCGATGCACTCGATAAAGCAGGTAAATTAAATGACCGAATTTTATTTAAGGAAGCAATTCTAAAAAGGGAGAGTCAAAGTACAACGGGAATTGGTGATGGCATAGCGATCCCGCATGCAAAAACTGAGGCAGTTAAGGAGCCGGCGATTGCCTTCGGGAAATCAGCAGAGGGTATTGATTTTCAGTCGCTTGATGGTAAACCTGCACACTTATTCTTTATGATTGCAGTACCAGATGGCGCTAATAATACACATTTGGAAGCTCTATCTCGTCTATCCTCAATATTAATGATTGATGATGCCCGTAAGAAATTAATCGAGGCAGCAAGTGCCCAGGAAGTTCTGGCTATTATCGATAGTTATGATGAGGATGATGAGGAGGAGAACGCAAGCATCTCAGAAAGTAAACGATTTATCGTGGCTGTTACAGCATGCCCTACAGGGATTGCGCACACCTATATGGCAGCCGATTCATTAAAAGCTAAGGCTGCTGAAATGGGTGTTGACATTAAAGTTGAGACAAACGGTTCGAGTGGCGCAAAAAATGTTTTGACTAAAGAAGAAATTGAAAATGCTGAAGCTATTATTGTCGCAGCAGATACGAAAGTAGAAATGGAGCGGTTTAGCGGAAAACATGTACTGCAAACAGCTGTTGCAGACGGAATTCGCAAACCACAAGAGCTGATTGAAAAAGCCCTTAAACAGGAGGCTCCCATTTATCATAGCAAAAATGAAAATACCAGTTCACCTGAGGGGAAGAGTACGAAACAAAAGGTTGGGGTTTATAAGCATCTAATGAATGGTGTTTCCAATATGCTGCCATTCGTTGTAGGTGGCGGTATTTTAATCGCAATTTCCTTCATGTTCGGTTACAATGCATCCAATCCCGATGATCCTTCTTACCACCCAATTGCTGAGGCACTTATGACAATTGGAGGAGGCAATGCATTTGGATTAATAATTCCTATTCTAGCTGCATTTATTGCGATGAGTATTGCTGATCGGCCTGGATTTGCACCTGGTGCTGTCGGAGGAATGATGGCTGCAAGCGGAGGGGCTGGATTTCTTGGTGGAATTATCGCAGGTTTTCTTGCAGGATATTTAGTAATTGGTTTGAAGAAGTCCTTTTCGAGATTGCCTTCTTCCCTTGATGGCATAAAAACAATTTTACTTTATCCGTTGTTTAGCATTGCTTTGACCGGAATACTAATGCTCTACGTAGTGAATAAACCTGTTGGAGCACTTAACACTGCAATTACAAATTTGCTTTCAGATCTCGGAACTGGAAATGCTGTATTACTTGGGGCGATCCTAGGGTTAATGATGGCATTTGATATGGGGGGGCCAGTAAATAAAGCGGCATATGTCTTTGGAACAGGCCTGCTAGCAAGCGGTGTTTACGAATCGATGGCTGCGATTATGGCCGGTGGGATGGTTCCGCCACTTGCGATTGCTCTCGCCACTACTATTTTTAAAGGAAAATTCACGAAGCAGGAACTAGAATCAGGGAAAACTAATTATATTATGGGCTTGTCATTCATAACAGAAGGTGCGATCCCTTTTGCTGCAGCTGATCCAATTCGTGTAATACCTTCTCTAATGATAGGTTCAGCAGTAGCTGGAGCCATCTCAATGATGGCGCATATCGGATTAAGGGCACCGCATGGTGGGGTATTTGTCGTACCATTCGTTGAAGGCTCATGGCTTTTATATTTACTTGCCATTATTATTGGTGCTTTCATTTCCGCACTACTAATAGGCTTATTGAAAAATCCACTTAAACAAAATTAA
- the pfkB gene encoding 1-phosphofructokinase, translating into MIHTLTLNPSVDYIVGLENVEIGALNRTAYEAKFPGGKGINVSRVLKRIGVNSHAIAFIGGFTGNYIEEYLQKEGIKTNFIKVEEDTRINIKIKTDKETEINGNGPTITDDNWLALQKKISELSRGDLLVLAGSIPSTMPDTTYEKLVKICSDNGASFVVDAEGDLLKKVLPYKPFLIKPNHHELGELFNTSFSDVEEVVPYGQRLISMGAENVIVSLAGKGAVLITKDEAYVASVPTGEVKSSVGAGDSLVAGFLAAFEKEKDIVKAFRYSVASGSATAFSIGLCSKEKVEELLPYVSIRLLKKGENKIESNGIVNK; encoded by the coding sequence ATGATACACACATTGACATTAAATCCATCGGTTGATTATATCGTCGGGCTTGAGAATGTAGAAATAGGGGCGTTGAACCGGACGGCATATGAAGCGAAATTTCCAGGTGGAAAAGGAATTAATGTCTCAAGAGTGTTAAAAAGAATAGGGGTAAACAGTCATGCGATTGCATTTATCGGTGGATTTACAGGCAATTATATAGAGGAATATTTGCAAAAAGAAGGCATTAAAACTAACTTTATCAAAGTAGAAGAAGATACAAGAATAAATATTAAAATTAAAACAGACAAAGAGACGGAAATTAACGGAAATGGTCCAACAATTACTGATGATAATTGGCTGGCTCTTCAAAAAAAAATCAGTGAGCTTTCGAGGGGGGACCTTCTAGTCCTTGCGGGAAGCATCCCATCAACAATGCCGGATACAACATACGAAAAACTTGTGAAGATTTGTTCAGATAACGGGGCTTCCTTTGTTGTTGATGCTGAAGGTGATTTATTAAAAAAAGTCCTCCCATATAAACCTTTTTTAATCAAGCCAAATCATCATGAACTTGGTGAATTATTTAATACTTCCTTTTCAGATGTGGAAGAGGTAGTTCCTTATGGACAAAGGCTAATTAGTATGGGTGCTGAAAATGTAATCGTTTCACTTGCAGGAAAAGGTGCTGTGTTAATTACGAAGGACGAAGCTTATGTTGCTTCAGTTCCAACAGGGGAAGTAAAGAGTTCAGTTGGAGCGGGTGATTCATTAGTTGCAGGATTTTTGGCAGCTTTTGAAAAAGAGAAGGATATTGTAAAAGCATTTCGTTATAGCGTAGCCTCTGGCAGCGCAACAGCATTTTCAATTGGTCTATGTTCAAAAGAAAAGGTGGAGGAATTGCTGCCGTATGTTTCTATCCGCCTACTAAAAAAAGGGGAGAACAAAATTGAGAGTAACGGAATTGTTAACAAATGA
- a CDS encoding DeoR/GlpR family DNA-binding transcription regulator yields MLTPERHQVILNLLKAKNVIKINELVEITNTSESTIRRDLSQLEEEKFLKRIHGGAARLQGKLQEPSMTEKSFKNLQEKRRIAQYAASLVEGGDCIFLDAGSTVTEMIPFLSTKDIVVVTNGITHVDALLAKEIHTYLIGGYTKAKTKAIIGRGAIASLENYRFDKCFMGVNGIHPEAGFTTPDQEEAMIKQMAITISREAYVLADQTKFSEISFAKIADLHQASIITDQLNIENKEQYVSKTKIKVVTA; encoded by the coding sequence TTGTTAACACCTGAACGCCATCAAGTAATATTAAACCTTTTAAAAGCCAAAAACGTTATTAAGATCAATGAACTTGTTGAAATTACTAATACATCTGAATCTACGATTAGACGAGATCTTAGTCAATTAGAGGAAGAGAAATTTTTGAAAAGAATTCATGGTGGTGCTGCAAGACTTCAAGGAAAGCTGCAAGAACCGAGCATGACAGAAAAATCATTCAAAAACCTTCAAGAAAAACGCAGAATTGCTCAATATGCTGCCAGCTTAGTTGAGGGAGGTGATTGTATTTTTTTGGATGCTGGTTCAACAGTAACAGAGATGATCCCATTTTTATCTACAAAGGATATTGTCGTTGTAACAAATGGAATCACGCATGTTGATGCTTTACTTGCAAAAGAAATCCATACCTATTTGATTGGAGGGTATACAAAGGCAAAAACAAAAGCAATCATCGGCAGAGGAGCAATTGCAAGTCTTGAAAATTATCGTTTTGATAAGTGCTTTATGGGTGTAAATGGGATTCATCCCGAGGCGGGGTTTACGACCCCAGACCAGGAGGAAGCAATGATTAAGCAAATGGCTATTACTATATCTCGGGAAGCTTATGTTCTTGCAGACCAGACTAAGTTTTCGGAAATTTCATTTGCCAAAATAGCTGATCTCCACCAAGCATCTATTATTACTGATCAATTAAATATTGAAAATAAAGAACAATATGTTAGCAAAACAAAGATAAAGGTTGTGACAGCATGA